In one window of Bradyrhizobium diazoefficiens DNA:
- a CDS encoding fatty acid--CoA ligase: MVGRLIQTARSAYQFPLIFKQLWHTPRVQAPDQEIVYRDLRRFTYRQTRERIGRLASALSKASVEPGDTVGVLDWDSHRFLEAFFAIPMMGAVLQTVNVRLSPEQIAYTIDHAGASTLLVNDEFVGLLEGLKSQLPKVKRLIVMSDSPAPQTGSLSFIGEYENLLSAASPDYDFPDFDENTQATTFYTTGTTGLPKGVYYSHRQLVLHTLAGLAMFGIAGTQGRFSRDDVYMPITPMFHVHAWGFPWSATLAGAKQVYPGRYEPAMLVKLIKDEGVTFTHGVPTILRMLLDAAAKANVDLKGLKMVIGGSALPKALAKQALAAGVDIFAGYGMSETGPLAAVSHVRSKDLSGDAEGEVEFRTRAGMAGPLVDLHIVDEDMKDVPHDGKSAGEIVLRAPWLTQGYFNNPESSEQLWAGGYLHTSDIAVVSPDGYVHITDRMKDVIKTGGEWVSSLQIEDLISQCAGVADAAVIGVKDDKWGERPLALVVKQESEPNGVSATIIKNHLKTLADKGVISKYGIPEQILFIATIPKTSVGKINKKELRERYGNM, translated from the coding sequence ATGGTGGGAAGGCTGATTCAGACCGCCAGATCCGCTTATCAGTTCCCTTTAATCTTCAAGCAATTGTGGCACACGCCGCGGGTGCAGGCGCCGGACCAGGAGATCGTATATCGCGATCTCAGGCGCTTCACCTATCGCCAAACCAGGGAGCGGATCGGTCGTCTGGCGTCGGCCTTGAGCAAGGCGAGCGTGGAGCCGGGCGACACCGTCGGTGTCCTCGACTGGGACAGCCACCGCTTCCTCGAAGCGTTCTTCGCGATCCCCATGATGGGGGCTGTGCTGCAGACGGTGAACGTTCGCCTGTCGCCCGAGCAGATCGCCTACACGATCGATCATGCCGGTGCGTCGACGCTACTCGTGAACGACGAGTTCGTCGGACTGCTGGAGGGGCTGAAGTCGCAATTGCCCAAGGTCAAGCGGTTGATCGTGATGTCGGACAGTCCGGCGCCGCAGACGGGGAGCCTGTCCTTCATCGGCGAATATGAGAACCTGCTGTCCGCGGCTTCGCCCGACTACGACTTTCCCGACTTCGACGAGAATACCCAGGCCACAACCTTCTACACGACCGGAACGACCGGGTTGCCCAAGGGGGTCTACTACAGCCATCGACAGCTCGTGCTCCACACGCTGGCCGGGCTCGCGATGTTCGGGATTGCGGGAACGCAGGGCCGCTTCTCGCGTGACGACGTCTATATGCCAATTACTCCGATGTTCCACGTCCACGCCTGGGGTTTTCCTTGGTCGGCGACGCTGGCCGGGGCCAAGCAGGTCTATCCCGGGCGCTACGAGCCGGCGATGCTGGTCAAGTTGATCAAGGATGAAGGCGTGACCTTCACCCACGGCGTGCCAACCATTCTGAGGATGTTGCTCGACGCCGCCGCCAAGGCGAACGTCGACCTGAAGGGCCTCAAGATGGTGATCGGAGGCTCGGCCTTGCCGAAGGCGCTGGCGAAACAGGCGTTGGCTGCGGGCGTCGACATCTTCGCGGGCTATGGCATGTCGGAGACCGGCCCCCTTGCTGCGGTGTCCCACGTCAGATCGAAGGACCTTTCCGGAGACGCGGAAGGAGAAGTCGAATTCCGCACCAGGGCCGGAATGGCAGGGCCACTGGTCGATTTGCACATCGTCGACGAGGACATGAAGGACGTGCCGCATGACGGCAAGTCGGCCGGCGAGATCGTCTTGCGTGCGCCCTGGCTCACGCAGGGTTACTTCAACAATCCTGAAAGTTCGGAGCAGCTCTGGGCCGGCGGCTACTTGCACACCAGCGATATCGCGGTGGTGAGTCCGGACGGCTACGTGCACATCACCGATCGCATGAAGGACGTCATCAAGACCGGCGGCGAATGGGTGTCGTCGTTGCAGATCGAGGATCTGATCTCGCAATGCGCCGGCGTCGCCGATGCGGCCGTCATCGGCGTCAAGGACGACAAATGGGGCGAACGCCCGCTGGCGCTCGTGGTCAAGCAGGAGTCCGAGCCGAACGGTGTCAGCGCTACGATCATCAAAAATCACCTCAAGACCCTCGCAGACAAGGGCGTCATATCGAAATACGGCATTCCGGAGCAGATTCTCTTCATCGCGACGATCCCCAAGACCAGCGTCGGCAAGATCAACAAGAAGGAGCTGCGCGAGCGCTACGGAAACATGTAG
- a CDS encoding AraC family transcriptional regulator: MSDSKQPGKTTDAKNVLVVEMDERVYESTKLAALFDELMAQGTAATEILRNIALQVPEVHSPKTRISLTELMTACENAIRLSSDWRLPYRVGASIHISTYGMYGFAILCCPDFRDAMSFAWRYHSLAAPLATIEFREEKGFASWTIEPNARASIDPRVYRFITEMQIGIHISLMRDIMGAAFVPDHVSLTYSESDDFRLPADLIGCPIRYSNRFNRIVFRSDWLDLAARLGNKTTYPTIVALCDQLLDELKSRVGIAGEIRALLLRDIANPPTLAAVAKLLDISDRSLRRRLRQQGISFRGLLDELRSHIALRYLRTTKLANEDIALALGFSDAANFRRAFRRWTKKSPSEIRTE, from the coding sequence TTGAGCGATTCCAAGCAGCCCGGCAAGACGACCGATGCGAAGAACGTGCTCGTCGTCGAAATGGACGAACGCGTCTATGAATCAACCAAGCTCGCGGCTCTGTTCGATGAATTGATGGCTCAGGGGACTGCTGCCACGGAAATTCTGCGAAACATCGCGCTTCAGGTGCCGGAGGTACACTCTCCAAAGACCAGGATCTCGCTCACGGAATTGATGACGGCTTGCGAGAACGCCATTCGGCTCTCGAGCGATTGGCGCCTGCCCTACCGCGTCGGCGCATCCATCCACATCTCGACCTACGGCATGTATGGGTTTGCCATTCTCTGCTGCCCCGATTTTCGCGATGCGATGTCCTTTGCGTGGCGCTACCACTCGCTTGCCGCGCCGCTTGCCACGATCGAGTTCAGGGAAGAGAAGGGATTCGCGAGTTGGACAATTGAGCCCAACGCGCGCGCCTCGATCGACCCGCGGGTTTACCGCTTCATCACGGAGATGCAGATCGGCATCCATATTTCGCTGATGCGCGACATTATGGGCGCGGCATTCGTCCCGGATCATGTCAGCCTCACCTATTCGGAATCCGACGATTTCCGCCTGCCCGCCGATCTGATCGGATGTCCCATCCGCTACTCCAACAGATTCAATCGGATCGTCTTTCGTTCGGACTGGCTGGATCTGGCCGCACGCCTCGGCAACAAAACGACGTATCCGACGATCGTGGCGCTTTGCGATCAGCTTCTTGATGAACTCAAATCGCGGGTTGGGATCGCCGGCGAAATCCGCGCACTTCTGCTGCGGGATATCGCCAACCCTCCGACGCTTGCCGCCGTCGCAAAGCTGCTCGACATCAGCGATCGCTCGCTGCGGCGCCGGCTTCGCCAGCAGGGCATTTCCTTCCGCGGCCTCCTGGATGAGCTCCGGAGCCACATCGCTCTGAGATATCTGCGCACGACGAAGCTTGCCAACGAGGATATCGCGCTGGCGCTGGGATTCAGCGACGCGGCAAATTTCCGCCGCGCCTTTCGCCGCTGGACGAAGAAATCGCCGAGCGAGATCAGGACCGAATAA